The Microplitis mediator isolate UGA2020A chromosome 4, iyMicMedi2.1, whole genome shotgun sequence nucleotide sequence GTTTGCTGGAATAGTAACTGTCGGAGTTGGACATTCCCACCCGTAAGTTAATTTAGCATACAATCTTATCGctgattaatcaataaataatgatatgcATTACGCGATTTACGCCCTagtttaaaagtaatttaaaataaacgagaataaaatttaaatttataatttaaagaaaaattacagagGCATTGTCACAACAAATATCAAAGTTAGGCAGTACGACGGTGATTTATATGCACCCGCAGTATCACGAGTacgttgataaattaaaaaaaaaattaccagagaatttaaacGTGATTTATTTAGTAAACAGCGGGTCAGAAGCAAATGAGTTGGCATTTTTATTAGCAAAACTTTATACTGGAgcacaagaaattatttctttgcAAAATGGATATCATGGAGGAACAGCAGCGACGCAGGCTGCTACTGGTTTAAATATTGCTAAATATCCAATACCTCAAGCTCCTGGATTTACTCACgttagttttttattacaatttatcacaataaaattaatttactgtctATATTTTTGGTCATCATGTTGGTAGGTAATGAACCCCGATGTTTATAATGGACCCTGGGGCTGTTCTCATTGCCGAGACTGTCCAATCTCCCATGGAAAAAATTGTTCATGTGTTGGAAATAATTGCCAAGCtgctgataaatattttggtCAATTAcagaatatatttaaatattgtctTTCGTCTTCCAAACCCGTAGCTGCTTTTATTGCTGAAAGTATTCaagtatgataataaaataatgatttactGATTACTGTTggtcgttaattaaaaaaataatttattgcccAGGGTATCGGGGGTATCGTTCAGTATCCGAAGACATATTTATCAAAAGTCTATGATTTTGTACGTAGTAAGGGAGGTATTTGCATCGCTGATGAAGTCCAAACGGGATTCGCCAGAACCGGTGATCATTTCTGGGGCTTTCAGGGTCATGGGGTTACACCGGATATTGTTACAACGGCAAAAGCTATTGGTAATGGATTTCCTCTAGGTGCTGTTATCACTACCAAAGAAATAGCTGAGGTTTTAAATAAAGCCATGAGAGTAAACACTTTCGGTGGCAATCCACTGGCTTGTGCTGTCGGTTCAGCGGTTCTTGATGtaagaaaattgatttttttgttaaatctataatattaattaattgtgcTTGCAGATAATAGACGAGGAACAGCTTCAAGAAAATTGTAAGACAGTCGGTACACATTTATTACATCGCCTGAGTACTCTGCTGTTGGATTATCCGACGATTATTGGAGACGTCAGAGGCAAAGGATTGATGATTGGAATTGAATTGATTCGCGATGTTGAAACAAAAGAGCCCTTGCCAGTGGAGCAAGTGCtggatatttttgaagacattAAAGACATGGGTGTGCTGATTGGCAGAGGTGGAGTCAATGGAAATGTACggattcattatttaattattgattcatttttaaaatcaatcaaaCGATTTATAGCCAgcggataatttatttataacttgtGGTATTTTTAGATATTGAGAGTAAAGCCACCGATGTGCATTACAAAAGAAGACGCTGATTTTGCTGTcgagataattaaaaagtcaCTGGACAATCATCGAGATAAATATATCAGTGACAAGGAGTCGGTTTTCTTTGGgggaatttaataaaatcgaactgtgataattttttaattttattttattatacatatacatatataatatatatttttatatacttttttacatTTGTACAAACCATCACTTTACAAACATTAAGAATCGATTCGTACGATAcgatttgatttaaataataattaatgagaaattttttttctttttttatgatgattatttttatcaatgcgatttaaataattgagtatgtcaatttgaattaatacgagtgtttatatttatcatgTG carries:
- the LOC130666640 gene encoding alanine--glyoxylate aminotransferase 2, mitochondrial; translation: MSRGLINWSQLRRYSSLPELPSCKYSTPFYQATDYETVKATRLAPSERPYYKKPLLIHEGHGQWLWDHTGRRYLDMFAGIVTVGVGHSHPKITEALSQQISKLGSTTVIYMHPQYHEYVDKLKKKLPENLNVIYLVNSGSEANELAFLLAKLYTGAQEIISLQNGYHGGTAATQAATGLNIAKYPIPQAPGFTHVMNPDVYNGPWGCSHCRDCPISHGKNCSCVGNNCQAADKYFGQLQNIFKYCLSSSKPVAAFIAESIQGIGGIVQYPKTYLSKVYDFVRSKGGICIADEVQTGFARTGDHFWGFQGHGVTPDIVTTAKAIGNGFPLGAVITTKEIAEVLNKAMRVNTFGGNPLACAVGSAVLDIIDEEQLQENCKTVGTHLLHRLSTLLLDYPTIIGDVRGKGLMIGIELIRDVETKEPLPVEQVLDIFEDIKDMGVLIGRGGVNGNILRVKPPMCITKEDADFAVEIIKKSLDNHRDKYISDKESVFFGGI